One genomic segment of Ignavibacteriota bacterium includes these proteins:
- a CDS encoding hemerythrin family protein → MAIMQWNKTFETNIKKIDEQHQGLVNILNSLHDSMLKGDSNSEMGKLLEKLVNYTVIHFKTEEELFDKHGFPETTKHKAEHNDLTGKASKLLKDHKAGATVVSADLMYFLKDWLKNHILGSDKKYGPFLNAKGVY, encoded by the coding sequence ATGGCAATAATGCAATGGAACAAAACATTTGAAACCAACATTAAAAAGATCGATGAACAACATCAAGGTTTGGTAAACATTCTAAATTCTTTACATGATTCAATGCTAAAAGGTGATTCAAATTCAGAAATGGGAAAACTTCTTGAAAAATTGGTTAATTATACCGTAATTCATTTTAAAACCGAAGAAGAATTATTTGATAAACATGGTTTTCCCGAAACCACCAAGCATAAAGCAGAGCACAATGATTTAACTGGCAAAGCTTCAAAACTTTTAAAAGATCATAAAGCCGGTGCAACAGTTGTTTCTGCCGATCTTATGTATTTTCTAAAAGACTGGTTAAAAAATCATATTCTCGGTTCGGATAAAAAATACGGACCATTTTTAAATGCAAAGGGTGTTTATTAA
- a CDS encoding HAMP domain-containing histidine kinase, whose translation MIFQKFNKSYYKYKIILTFSIVTIFLVFVLSQFSYRFIKNLYLTQISENLSKNLVLTFGQIDKVQLEILQSEIITKSTLNYFFEFFNKPDLQNIFSEIFIFDKDFKVISHSNKRELIGKVEPRLLLNEIEIHSLRQNQIFTSLPFKGNDENWYLWGFYKLSENYVLVVKDNVKNFSSLEELSNFLIYFGIFGIIFSILLGFWVSKSITNPIYKLVEFSDEIGEGNYNSEVPEKTKGEIEILSNALILMRNNIKNSNNEKEKILAQIAHEIRNPLGGIELLINLIKESPKDEIKNAEYTNKILDEISNLKELITSYLNFSKPYPAVSEKLIIEEMVKDIIEIFKNELISRNIEVITDFAQKNIFFDKSQFRSILINLLKNSIDSINQNGEIEISSKLKERNIVIEIKDTGSGISKENFSRIFEPFFTTKINGTGLGLATCKKYCDENNALISAESVKNKTIFTISKKL comes from the coding sequence ATGATATTTCAAAAATTCAATAAATCATATTACAAATACAAAATTATTTTAACCTTTTCAATTGTTACAATTTTTCTGGTTTTTGTTCTTTCTCAATTTAGTTACAGATTTATAAAAAACTTATATCTTACACAAATTTCTGAAAATCTTAGCAAAAATTTGGTGTTAACATTCGGACAAATAGACAAAGTTCAACTTGAAATTTTGCAGTCAGAAATTATAACGAAATCAACTTTAAATTATTTTTTCGAATTTTTTAATAAACCAGATTTGCAAAATATTTTTTCCGAAATTTTTATTTTTGATAAAGATTTTAAAGTTATTTCACACTCCAACAAACGTGAATTAATTGGAAAAGTTGAACCGCGATTATTATTAAACGAAATTGAAATTCATTCACTTCGGCAAAATCAAATTTTCACATCTTTGCCATTCAAAGGAAATGATGAAAATTGGTATTTGTGGGGATTTTATAAATTATCTGAAAATTATGTTCTCGTTGTAAAAGATAATGTTAAAAATTTTTCAAGTTTGGAAGAGCTTTCCAACTTTTTAATTTACTTCGGAATTTTTGGAATTATATTTTCAATTTTATTGGGATTTTGGGTCTCAAAATCAATTACAAATCCAATTTACAAATTAGTTGAATTCAGTGATGAAATTGGAGAAGGAAATTATAATTCGGAAGTTCCGGAAAAAACCAAAGGTGAAATTGAAATTCTTTCAAATGCGTTAATTTTAATGCGGAATAATATTAAAAACAGCAATAATGAAAAGGAAAAAATTCTTGCGCAAATAGCACATGAAATTAGAAATCCTCTTGGCGGAATAGAATTACTAATAAATTTAATTAAGGAATCGCCAAAAGATGAAATTAAAAATGCTGAATATACAAATAAGATTTTAGATGAAATAAGTAATTTAAAAGAATTAATAACCTCGTATCTTAATTTTAGTAAACCGTATCCAGCAGTTTCGGAAAAACTAATAATTGAAGAAATGGTAAAAGATATTATTGAAATTTTTAAAAACGAATTAATTTCTAGAAATATTGAAGTAATTACAGATTTTGCTCAAAAAAATATATTTTTCGATAAAAGTCAATTTCGAAGTATTTTAATAAATTTACTAAAAAATAGCATTGATTCGATTAATCAAAATGGTGAAATTGAAATTTCATCAAAATTAAAAGAAAGAAATATTGTAATTGAAATAAAAGATACCGGCTCTGGTATTTCCAAAGAAAATTTTTCACGTATTTTTGAACCATTTTTCACGACAAAAATTAACGGAACCGGTTTGGGATTAGCAACTTGCAAGAAATATTGTGATGAAAATAATGCATTAATTTCTGCAGAAAGTGTTAAAAATAAAACAATTTTTACAATTAGCAAAAAATTATAA
- a CDS encoding sigma-54-dependent Fis family transcriptional regulator, whose translation MLKILVVEDNDTMRLGIIESLKRENYKVFSFSNGSDALDFLKSNYVDLAILDLKMEPISGMELLAIIKKDYNKIDVLIISAYGNVQTAVDAIKNGAADFLTKPFSPDELRIRVKKISNEKLKEEKIRNLIAENEYLQNEISNLQNELIGNSESFTNILKLVDQVAAKESPILLSGESGTGKELIAKLIHNKSLRADKSFIKVNCAALNENLLESELFGHEKGAFTGAVKSKKGRFELANNGTLFLDEIGEISPAMQVKLLRVIQEGEFEKVGGEITLKTNVRIISATNKNLHLEMSENRFREDLFYRLNVIPIHLPSLQERKDDIKILTEYFLKKSAVKNHQEIKTISENGYDILKNYSFPGNIRELENLIERLSVVSDGETIDDKLISYHLNPKIQTVYNFSHLSLDDSLFNFEKNMIIQALKEAKNVKHHTAKILKINTSTLYYKLEKFGLL comes from the coding sequence ATGTTAAAAATATTAGTCGTTGAAGATAATGACACAATGCGTTTGGGTATTATTGAAAGTTTAAAACGTGAGAATTATAAAGTTTTTTCGTTTTCTAATGGATCCGATGCATTAGATTTTCTAAAATCAAATTATGTTGATTTAGCTATTCTTGATTTGAAAATGGAACCAATTTCGGGCATGGAACTGTTAGCAATAATTAAAAAGGATTATAACAAAATTGACGTTTTAATTATTTCTGCTTATGGAAATGTTCAAACTGCAGTTGATGCAATAAAAAATGGTGCCGCTGATTTTTTAACAAAGCCGTTTTCGCCGGATGAATTAAGAATCCGAGTTAAAAAAATCTCTAATGAAAAATTAAAAGAGGAGAAAATTCGTAATCTAATTGCAGAAAACGAATATTTACAAAATGAGATATCGAATCTTCAAAATGAATTGATCGGTAACTCGGAATCTTTCACAAATATTTTAAAATTGGTAGATCAAGTTGCAGCAAAGGAAAGTCCAATTTTATTAAGCGGAGAAAGTGGAACTGGTAAGGAATTGATTGCAAAATTAATACATAACAAAAGTTTACGCGCCGATAAATCCTTTATAAAAGTTAATTGCGCAGCCTTAAATGAAAATTTGTTAGAAAGTGAATTGTTTGGACACGAAAAAGGTGCATTTACCGGAGCTGTAAAATCCAAAAAAGGTAGATTTGAATTAGCAAATAACGGAACCTTATTTTTAGATGAAATTGGTGAAATTTCACCAGCAATGCAAGTAAAATTACTTCGTGTAATTCAAGAAGGTGAGTTTGAAAAAGTTGGCGGCGAAATTACATTGAAAACAAATGTTAGAATTATCAGCGCAACTAACAAAAATTTGCATTTAGAAATGTCTGAAAACCGCTTTCGCGAGGATTTGTTCTACCGTTTAAACGTAATTCCAATTCATTTGCCATCTTTACAAGAAAGAAAAGATGATATAAAAATCTTAACTGAATATTTTCTTAAAAAATCAGCTGTAAAAAATCATCAAGAAATTAAAACAATTTCTGAAAACGGATACGATATTCTTAAAAATTATTCATTTCCGGGAAATATTAGGGAATTGGAAAATTTGATAGAACGTCTTTCCGTTGTTTCCGATGGGGAAACAATTGATGATAAACTAATTTCGTATCATCTTAATCCTAAAATTCAAACGGTCTATAACTTTTCACATTTATCTTTAGACGACTCTCTTTTTAATTTTGAGAAAAATATGATAATTCAAGCATTAAAAGAAGCAAAAAATGTAAAGCATCATACAGCAAAAATTTTGAAAATAAATACAAGTACATTGTATTATAAATTAGAAAAGTTTGGTTTGTTATAA
- a CDS encoding purine-binding chemotaxis protein CheW yields MNEETLISEDTDLLQLVGFKLGDEEFCIDIINVNEIIKMQKVTSIPNAPSSVLGIVNIRGKIIAVVDTRLKLNLQSQEYNNDTRIIIVEFENKSIGFIVDEVTEVLRIPKNILKDVPDIVSTEVNTDYIRSIASIEDKIVILLDLKKLLYGMDL; encoded by the coding sequence ATGAATGAAGAAACATTAATAAGTGAAGATACCGACTTACTGCAATTAGTAGGTTTTAAATTGGGTGATGAAGAATTTTGCATTGATATTATTAACGTTAATGAAATTATCAAAATGCAAAAAGTAACATCTATTCCTAATGCTCCGTCAAGTGTTCTTGGTATTGTGAATATAAGGGGAAAAATTATTGCCGTAGTTGATACCAGATTAAAACTCAATTTACAGAGCCAAGAATACAACAACGATACAAGAATTATAATTGTTGAATTTGAAAATAAATCAATCGGGTTTATTGTTGATGAAGTTACGGAAGTTTTAAGAATACCAAAAAATATTCTTAAAGATGTGCCGGATATAGTATCCACGGAAGTAAATACAGATTATATAAGATCAATTGCAAGTATTGAAGATAAAATAGTAATTCTTCTTGATCTTAAAAAGCTTTTATACGGAATGGATTTATAA
- a CDS encoding methyl-accepting chemotaxis protein, with protein sequence MLNNLKIGMRLGVGFGATLFLMGVVVSSGLNSLSTVNEDLTLIVEDRFPKTVQANEIIDAVNDNDRTIRNLFLRKDEAMKEESYKRFQHAKEVVDKNLAILENTVTTEKGKEILAKINDVRNNEYYPIRKKLLSELEAGNIEAATSMLFGEFRSAQSGYFNAIIGLIAYQNELVEIAAEDAHNSYNSATLLVSIIGAIALLFVVLVAWYLTKGIVKPVAIVKGGIASLESACIANLGHGLINMSKGGLDSKVIKSTQPIVINSKDELGEMAKVFNSMLSKAHAGIDAYEIVRGKINELSQEATKLIVDAKEGKLDNRGDADKFQGSYKEIIGGFNEVLDAVILPVKDGTEVLEKMAGGDLTSRVLKDYKGDHQKIKDSINLLGDSLENVLTEISDAVAATASAANQISSSAEELAAGSQEQSSQTSEVATAVEQMVATITQTSQHVVGTNDAAKTAGTLANSGKVVIEDTINVMKRIEEVVSDSSKIILELGESSGQIGEIVQVINDIADQTNLLALNAAIEAARAGEQGRGFAVVADEVRKLAERTTSATNEIEEMVSKIQKNSENAVEAIGKGNEEVSKGMVEAIKAGDSMGQIVKSSNEVLDISSQVATASEEQSATAEQISKSINGINTVAQESAIGIQQVAGAANDLSQLAEKLQDLVSQFKLDDRRSRDVVQVKKHTFKKKLSLVK encoded by the coding sequence ATGTTAAATAATTTAAAAATTGGTATGAGACTTGGGGTGGGTTTTGGGGCAACCCTTTTTCTTATGGGAGTTGTAGTATCTTCCGGTTTAAACAGTTTATCAACAGTTAATGAAGATTTAACTCTAATTGTTGAAGATCGTTTTCCTAAAACTGTTCAAGCAAATGAAATTATTGATGCTGTAAACGACAATGACCGGACAATTAGAAATTTATTTTTAAGAAAAGATGAAGCAATGAAAGAGGAATCATACAAAAGATTCCAGCATGCAAAAGAAGTAGTTGATAAAAATTTAGCAATTCTTGAGAATACTGTAACAACAGAAAAAGGAAAGGAAATATTAGCTAAAATAAACGATGTAAGAAATAATGAATATTATCCTATTAGAAAAAAATTACTTAGCGAACTAGAAGCCGGCAATATTGAAGCTGCTACATCAATGCTTTTTGGTGAATTTAGATCTGCTCAAAGCGGATATTTTAATGCTATTATTGGATTAATTGCATACCAAAATGAATTGGTTGAAATTGCAGCAGAGGATGCACACAATTCTTATAACTCAGCAACACTTTTAGTATCCATTATTGGAGCAATTGCACTTTTGTTTGTAGTTTTAGTTGCCTGGTATCTGACAAAAGGTATTGTTAAGCCTGTAGCCATTGTAAAAGGGGGAATAGCATCCTTAGAATCAGCATGTATTGCAAATTTAGGGCATGGGTTAATTAATATGTCAAAAGGTGGTTTAGATAGTAAAGTTATTAAATCAACCCAACCCATTGTGATTAACTCAAAAGATGAATTGGGTGAAATGGCAAAAGTATTTAATTCAATGTTAAGTAAAGCACATGCTGGGATTGACGCTTATGAAATAGTAAGAGGAAAAATAAATGAGTTATCTCAAGAAGCTACAAAATTAATTGTTGATGCGAAAGAAGGTAAATTAGATAATAGAGGAGATGCAGATAAATTCCAAGGTTCGTATAAAGAAATAATCGGTGGTTTTAATGAGGTGTTAGATGCGGTCATTTTACCCGTAAAAGATGGGACAGAAGTACTTGAAAAAATGGCTGGGGGAGATCTAACATCTCGGGTCCTAAAAGATTATAAGGGTGATCATCAAAAAATAAAAGACAGCATAAACTTACTTGGTGATTCGTTAGAAAATGTACTTACAGAAATCAGTGATGCAGTTGCAGCAACAGCAAGCGCAGCAAATCAAATTTCATCAAGTGCGGAAGAACTTGCAGCGGGTTCACAGGAACAAAGTTCTCAAACTTCCGAAGTAGCAACAGCGGTTGAGCAAATGGTTGCAACAATAACCCAAACATCTCAGCATGTAGTTGGCACAAACGATGCGGCAAAAACAGCAGGTACTTTAGCCAATTCAGGTAAGGTAGTTATAGAAGATACAATTAATGTGATGAAAAGAATTGAAGAAGTTGTAAGCGATTCTTCTAAAATAATTTTAGAACTTGGTGAAAGCAGCGGACAAATTGGAGAAATTGTACAAGTAATTAATGATATTGCAGATCAAACTAACCTGCTTGCACTTAATGCCGCAATTGAAGCCGCAAGAGCCGGTGAACAAGGCAGAGGCTTTGCAGTAGTTGCAGATGAAGTAAGAAAACTTGCAGAAAGAACAACATCTGCAACAAATGAAATTGAGGAAATGGTTAGTAAAATTCAGAAGAATAGTGAAAACGCCGTTGAAGCAATAGGCAAGGGAAATGAAGAAGTAAGCAAAGGAATGGTTGAAGCTATAAAAGCCGGAGATTCAATGGGACAAATAGTTAAATCTTCAAATGAAGTTTTGGATATTTCCAGTCAAGTTGCAACAGCAAGCGAAGAACAATCTGCAACGGCAGAACAAATCAGCAAAAGTATAAACGGAATAAATACCGTAGCTCAAGAATCAGCAATTGGAATTCAGCAAGTTGCCGGAGCCGCAAATGATTTAAGTCAGCTTGCAGAAAAACTTCAAGATTTGGTTTCTCAATTTAAATTAGATGACCGTAGAAGCAGAGATGTTGTGCAAGTTAAAAAACATACTTTTAAGAAAAAACTATCACTTGTTAAATAG
- a CDS encoding response regulator: MDTILVVEDETNVRTNIIELLTCEGYKCLEAQDGMSAISILKNELPDLILTDLIMPKINGFEFFKMLKTMGLEKNIPFIFLTARTDNESMHYAMQLGADDYIVKPYKADELIQRIKTRLWKQKLIEQNFDKLKTSISLYVPHELRTPLIAILGYTQLLLDDFNNISDDEKKEMIKSVYSSGLRIHNRIEKFVNYTEYKLGTKNISKNLELEFVNPAKQNCLEKIEKCFECKDRLKDIQIKFLPAQLNIEQRDFEIMMQELVENACRYSPSGTPIEIKGSPQNKFYIISIKNLGEGLSIQNVHEFSVSNTNYNRKENGLGLSIVDMITKLYNIQLEINSKNNEVCINLKFPQIGIN, translated from the coding sequence ATGGATACTATTTTAGTCGTTGAAGACGAAACCAATGTTAGAACAAACATTATAGAACTTCTTACATGCGAAGGTTATAAATGTTTGGAAGCACAAGACGGAATGAGCGCAATTTCCATTTTAAAAAATGAATTGCCGGATTTGATATTAACTGATTTAATTATGCCCAAAATAAATGGGTTTGAATTCTTTAAAATGTTAAAAACGATGGGATTAGAAAAAAACATTCCATTTATATTTTTAACCGCAAGAACGGATAATGAATCAATGCATTATGCAATGCAGCTTGGTGCAGATGATTATATCGTAAAACCATATAAAGCCGATGAGCTAATTCAAAGAATAAAAACAAGACTATGGAAGCAGAAATTAATTGAACAAAATTTTGATAAACTTAAAACAAGTATTTCTTTGTATGTTCCGCATGAATTAAGAACTCCGCTAATTGCAATTTTAGGTTATACACAATTATTGCTGGATGATTTTAACAATATTTCCGATGATGAAAAAAAGGAAATGATTAAATCTGTATATAGTTCCGGATTAAGAATTCACAATAGGATTGAAAAATTTGTTAATTACACGGAATACAAACTTGGTACAAAAAACATCAGCAAAAATCTTGAGTTGGAATTTGTAAATCCCGCAAAGCAAAATTGTTTAGAAAAAATAGAAAAATGTTTTGAATGCAAAGACAGATTGAAAGATATTCAAATAAAATTTTTACCGGCGCAGCTAAATATTGAACAAAGAGATTTTGAAATTATGATGCAGGAATTGGTAGAAAACGCATGCAGATATTCACCATCTGGAACTCCAATTGAAATTAAAGGTTCGCCTCAAAATAAATTTTATATAATCAGCATCAAGAATTTAGGCGAAGGATTATCAATTCAAAATGTTCATGAATTTTCAGTTTCAAATACAAACTACAATAGAAAAGAAAATGGATTAGGTTTATCAATTGTTGATATGATAACAAAATTATACAACATTCAATTAGAAATAAATTCTAAAAACAATGAAGTTTGTATAAACCTAAAATTTCCCCAAATCGGAATAAATTAG
- a CDS encoding MerR family transcriptional regulator: MEKLYSITEAADLIGVNKETLRRWDKTGKFKSSRHPINNYRVYSIEKINTLVKDLQIDFKVNRIIEPLSKPFFETSLGKLYNLDVLDFFKSIDDNSVDLIFADPPYNIKKAEWDTFQSQKQYVDWSMDWINEAHRVLKPSGTLFVCGFSEILADIKWAASHLFQGCKWLVWFYRNKANLGNDWGRSHESILHFRKSKNYTFNIDEIRIPYNEHTLKYPVHPQAETSQYNNGNGKEYIWEPHPKGAKPKDVLEIPTLSNGSWEKTIHSTQKPIELVKKIILSSSKESEFVIDPFGGSGTTYAVAEAFNRRWSGTELDVDFCSVIKERVGSKSIIKRIASNKDEEDAIKRRKKLRSK, from the coding sequence ATGGAAAAATTATATTCTATAACTGAAGCTGCTGATTTAATTGGCGTAAATAAGGAAACTTTAAGGAGATGGGACAAAACGGGAAAATTCAAATCGTCTCGTCATCCAATAAATAATTATCGGGTTTATTCTATTGAAAAAATAAATACTTTAGTAAAGGACCTGCAAATTGATTTTAAAGTTAATAGAATAATTGAACCATTGTCTAAACCTTTTTTTGAAACAAGTTTAGGAAAGTTGTACAATTTAGATGTTTTGGATTTCTTCAAATCAATTGATGATAATTCTGTTGACTTAATATTTGCTGACCCACCTTATAATATTAAAAAAGCTGAATGGGATACTTTTCAATCTCAAAAACAATATGTTGATTGGAGTATGGATTGGATTAATGAAGCACATAGAGTGTTAAAACCTTCTGGAACTTTATTTGTCTGTGGATTTTCCGAAATCCTTGCTGATATTAAGTGGGCTGCAAGTCATTTGTTCCAAGGCTGTAAGTGGCTTGTCTGGTTTTATCGAAATAAAGCAAATTTAGGAAATGACTGGGGAAGGTCTCATGAAAGTATTTTACATTTTAGAAAAAGCAAAAATTATACTTTTAATATTGATGAAATTAGAATCCCTTATAATGAACACACATTAAAATATCCCGTTCATCCACAAGCCGAAACCTCACAATATAATAATGGAAATGGTAAGGAATATATTTGGGAACCTCATCCAAAAGGAGCAAAACCTAAAGATGTTTTAGAAATTCCAACACTTTCAAATGGTTCTTGGGAAAAAACAATTCATAGCACCCAAAAACCAATAGAATTAGTCAAAAAAATCATTTTATCATCTTCAAAAGAAAGTGAATTTGTTATTGATCCTTTTGGTGGTTCTGGAACAACCTATGCCGTAGCCGAAGCTTTTAATAGAAGATGGTCAGGAACAGAGTTAGATGTAGATTTTTGCAGTGTTATAAAAGAGCGCGTTGGCAGTAAATCAATAATAAAAAGAATTGCTTCAAATAAAGACGAAGAAGATGCTATAAAACGTCGTAAGAAATTACGTTCTAAGTAA